GCGTGGAAAAAGAACGATTCGATGATATGATGTGTTACATGAAGCCCTGCGTGGCCTGTGAAATTAAAGAAGATTAAGTGTTATAGGAGGAATATACAAGATGTCATATTCGAGAGTAAATGCCTCGGCTGCGACCCTGACAAAAAACAGAACCGAGGGGTCGGTCGTCCCGGCATCGGGAATGTGCGTCACCTGCGTTGACGGCTGCATTGGAATGTGCGAGATCGGTAAGTCCGCTTACCGGGGACATGAGGTCATCTATCCGCAGCCTTTCGGCGTCATCACGACAGCCGCCGAGAAGGTTTATCCGGTTGACTATTCGCATTTCAATATTCTGGGGACCGCCGTCGGCGCTCACGGTATCGAGGCCGACAGCGACAAAGCCATCTTCCCCAATGTCGATCTGGAAGTTCATTTCGGCCACGACAAGGGCATCAAGTTCCGTCTGCCCATAATGATTCCCGGTATTGGCTCTACCGATATCGCCAAGAATAACTGGGAAGGGCTGGCCATCGGGACCGCCTTGGCCGGAACCGGCCTGACCATCGGTGAAAATGTGGTCGGTATGGATGTGCAGTCGGTCATCGAAAACAATCACGTGGTCGATACGGTCGATCTCAAGCGCCGTGTCAAGCTGTTCATGGATCATCAGATCGACGGCTACGGCGCGATCATCGTGCAGGCCAATATCGAGGATACCCGCCTCGGCGTGCAGGAATACGCCATCGAGAAACTCGGTGTCAAGTGTGTCGAGCTGAAATGGGGACAGGGCGCCAAGAATATCGGCGGCGAAGTCAAAATCAAGAGCCTCGAAAAAGCGCAATTGCTGCACAAGCGCGGTTATGTGGTAATGCCCAATCCGACCGACCCGCATGTTATCAAGGCGTTCGAGGCGGGCGCATTCAAGGAATTCGAGCGGCACTCGCGTGTCGGCATGGTGACCGAGGAAGGTTTCGCGCAGCGGGTGGAGCAGCTCCGCAAAGCGGGCGCGAAGTACATCTTCCTGAAAACCGGCGCCTATCGCCCAGCCGATCTGGCGCGCGCGGTCAAGTTCGCCTCGAAGTACAAACTTGACCTGCTCACGGTTGACGGCGCCGGCGGCGGCACCGGCATGAGTCCGTGGCGGATGATGAACGAATGGGGTATTCCGCCGGTGGAACTGCACTCACTGCTGTATCAGTATGCCAAACGGCTGTCCGACCGCGGCGAATATGTTCCGCCGCTCGTGGCGGCCGGCGGTTTCACGTTCGAGGATCAGATGTACAAGGGTCTGGCCCTTGGCGCACCGTTTGTCAAGCTGATCGGTATGGCCCGCGGCCCGATTGCGGCGGCCATGGTCGGCAAGACGATTGGACGGACGATCGACGCCCACCAGGTGCCGGTTTATGTCGAGCGGTTCGGCACGACCGTGGACGAGGTCTTCGTCACGGCGGCCGATCTGCGCGAAAAACTGGGCGCCGATGAATTCGCGAAAATCCCGACCGGCGCGCTCGGTCTGTACACGTACTATGAGCGTCTGGCCCAGGGACTGCGCCAGTTGATGGCCGGTAACCGCAAGTTCGCGATGAAGTATATCTCGCGCGACGACCTGACCTCGCTGACCGAGGATGCGGCCCGCATCAGCGGTATCACATATGTGATGGATGTCGATAAGGTCGAGGCGGAGAAGATTCTCGACGCGAAGTAATATCGATTTTAGATTTTGATGTCATATAGAACGGAGAGCCACTCGGCTCTCCGTTCAATTTTATTATTTTAAATATAGTTTAAATAAGACTGGTATTATGTTCAATAGAATAATTTAGAAACACATTATTATACATAAATTAAAGGACACATCCACAAACTGGAGGGGGGCCCCCCTTGTACAAGTAATTTATTAAGTACGTTACATCTAATATATTAATAGCACAGTTACCATTCGAATCAGCTTCATCTGGACAGGGTGGAGCGCTGCCACCCTTGTATAAATAATCTGTCAAGTATGATGCGTCAAGTATATTTACGTCGTCATCGTTATTCACGTCACCAGGAACGTTGCAGCAATAGTTGCAGTCGTCATCATATTTGCCGATTAGTATTTCGCACTCGCTACTGTCTTCGTCACATGGCGAATATGACGATATTTGGTAGTCATTGCCAGTAAGGT
The sequence above is a segment of the candidate division Zixibacteria bacterium HGW-Zixibacteria-1 genome. Coding sequences within it:
- a CDS encoding FMN-binding glutamate synthase family protein gives rise to the protein MSYSRVNASAATLTKNRTEGSVVPASGMCVTCVDGCIGMCEIGKSAYRGHEVIYPQPFGVITTAAEKVYPVDYSHFNILGTAVGAHGIEADSDKAIFPNVDLEVHFGHDKGIKFRLPIMIPGIGSTDIAKNNWEGLAIGTALAGTGLTIGENVVGMDVQSVIENNHVVDTVDLKRRVKLFMDHQIDGYGAIIVQANIEDTRLGVQEYAIEKLGVKCVELKWGQGAKNIGGEVKIKSLEKAQLLHKRGYVVMPNPTDPHVIKAFEAGAFKEFERHSRVGMVTEEGFAQRVEQLRKAGAKYIFLKTGAYRPADLARAVKFASKYKLDLLTVDGAGGGTGMSPWRMMNEWGIPPVELHSLLYQYAKRLSDRGEYVPPLVAAGGFTFEDQMYKGLALGAPFVKLIGMARGPIAAAMVGKTIGRTIDAHQVPVYVERFGTTVDEVFVTAADLREKLGADEFAKIPTGALGLYTYYERLAQGLRQLMAGNRKFAMKYISRDDLTSLTEDAARISGITYVMDVDKVEAEKILDAK